The Fusarium keratoplasticum isolate Fu6.1 chromosome 8, whole genome shotgun sequence genome includes a region encoding these proteins:
- a CDS encoding ATP-dependent DNA helicase PIF1, which produces MTVGITGLPIRSSPARGSLLLQAVQQLAHVHTSRPSSSPVFESMLARASDKYEANGPPQRSQSAKSFFPPSSPTQHNGDIRQQLKKPNAAAVSARTAQPFLKPFDSRSTNMNQPTVTRLAASAAGGSLASLYGGSNSFQQDPDVIDLTEADAVANSKAGVFFCENDFSDDDELDLDFKAPSALPVLPTATPSKPSNDNMPPPPTSQASKPIDWSSSPVSHFLPPTRTTSVTSTTTNGSLKRESSGDKDLVDVPALKKAKKRVLPAHFKQQEPEEDEEDHVAKTPANKRKEFWNPTASAVKEQKKQFRNQRQQEQPTANNDLSMDEVQEITTSHSKAKGNFAISLSEEQRHVLDLVVNNNQSVFFTGAAGTGKSVLMRAIITELKKKYAKDPERVAVTASTGLAACNIGGITLHSFSGIGLGKEDVPTLVKKIRRNQKAKNRWLRTKCLIIDEVSMVDGELFDKLSQIGRTIRNNGRPWGGIQLIITGDFFQLPPVPDGGKRETKFAFDASTWTTSIDHTIGLTQVFRQRDPTFANMLNEMRLGRISEDTVRAFKSLSRPLNFDDGVGTAELFSTRNEVEGSNERRLRELPGTVRRYDAMDIGKEEIRDKLLMNMMAPKSIDLKINAQVMLIKNLDESLVNGSLGKVIGFSDEKTFDMTSVDEFDDDDPMAKARRKLLKSFSREADTSSSGVKFPVVQFMATNGTSRVILCQPEEWKVELPNGEVQAKRTQLPLILAWALSIHKAQGQTLERVKVNLGRVFEKGQAYVALSRATTQEGLQVLGFEKSKVMAHPRVIQFYNQLYSAEDAIGKKPQSITDFVSNRLGAAPPKKAARQVVELDDEEEAMASYGY; this is translated from the coding sequence ATGACGGTGGGCATCACCGGCCTGCCCATACGATCCTCGCCGGCACGtggctctcttctcctccaagctGTGCAGCAGCTGGCTCATGTTCACACTTCCCGcccttcatcctctcccgTCTTCGAATCCATGTTAGCCAGGGCCAGCGACAAGTACGAGGCCAACGGCCCTCCCCAGAGGAGCCAATCGGCCAAGTCGTTCTTCCCTCCAAGCAGCCCTACTCAGCACAATGGCGACATTCGCCAGCAACTCAAGAAGCCAAATGCTGCCGCTGTGTCGGCGAGGACCGCCCAACCTTTTCTGAAGCCTTTCGATAGTCGATCCACCAACATGAACCAGCCTACAGTGACCAGACTGGCGGCCAGTGCTGCCGGAGGCTCATTGGCATCGCTATACGGAGGATCGAATTCGTTCCAGCAGGATCCCGACGTTATCGATCTGACCGAGGCGGATGCCGTGGCCAACTCCAAAGCAGGCGTGTTCTTCTGCGAGAACGACTTtagcgacgatgacgagtTGGATCTGGACTTTAAAGCTCCTTCAGCTTTGCCGGTGCTCCCAACAGCAACTCCTTCCAAGCCCTCCAACGATAACATGCCCCCTCCACCGACATCACAAGCCTCGAAACCCATCGACTGGTCTTCGTCTCCTGTATCTCACTTTCTGCCACCGACGCGGACCACATCTGTGACCTCTACCACAACAAATGGATCTCTAAAACGCGAGTCGTCTGGCGATAAGGATTTGGTCGACGTCCCCGCTCTcaagaaggcgaagaagagagtTCTCCCTGCACATTTCAAACAGCAAGAAcctgaggaggatgaagaggaccaTGTTGCCAAGACTCCGGCCAACAAACGGAAGGAGTTCTGGAACCCTACTGCTAGtgccgtcaaggagcagaagaaaCAATTCCGAAACCAGCGTCAACAAGAACAGCCTACGGCAAACAATGATTTGTCTATGGACGAAGTCCAGGAAATCACCACTTCGCattccaaggccaagggcaacTTTGCCATTTCTCTCAGTGAGGAACAGAGACACGTATTGGATCTCGTTGTCAACAATAACCAGAGTGTCTTCTTCACCGGTGCTGCCGGAACAGGAAAGTCTGTGTTGATGAGAGCCATCATTACTGAACTGAAGAAGAAGTATGCCAAAGACCCTGAGCGAGTCGCCGTTACTGCCTCAACTGGACTTGCCGCGTGCAACATTGGTGGTATCACACTCCACAGCTTCTCAggcattggccttggcaaggaAGATGTTCCGACtctggtcaagaagatccGACGGAAccagaaggccaagaatcGTTGGTTGAGAACGAAATGCCTGATCATTGATGAAGTTTCAATGGTAGATGGAGAGTTGTTTGACAAGCTGTCTCAGATTGGGAGAACGATCCGCAACAATGGCAGGCCATGGGGTGGTATCCAACTCATCATCACAGGTGACTTTTTTCAGCTTCCACCTGTTCCTGACGGAGGGAAGCGCGAGACAAAGTTTGCCTTTGATGCATCCACTTGGACAACCTCGATTGATCACACCATTGGACTTACACAGGTCTTCCGACAACGAGATCCAACGTTTGCCAATATGCTCAACGAGATGCGTCTGGGCAGAATCAGCGAAGATACGGTACGGGCTTTCAAGTCTTTGTCAAGACCACTCAACTTCGACGATGGCGTGGGCACTGCAGAGTTGTTTTCTACTCGAAATGAAGTTGAGGGATCCAACGAAAGGCGACTGAGAGAACTCCCCGGCACGGTCCGGCGGTATGATGCCATGGACATTGGCAAAGAAGAGATTCGGGACAAGCTGTTGATGAACATGATGGCGCCCAAGAGCATTGATCTGAAGATCAACGCGCAGGTAATGCTGATCAAGAACTTGGATGAGTCGTTGGTCAACGGTTCACTTGGCAAGGTCATCGGATTCTCAGATGAAAAGACGTTCGACATGACGTCGGTCGACGAGTtcgatgacgatgatccTATGGCTAAGGCCCGAAGGAAGCTCCTCAAGTCATTCAGTCGCGAAGCTGACACAAGCTCGAGCGGAGTGAAGTTCCCAGTGGTGCAGTTCATGGCAACTAACGGCACATCACGGGTGATTCTCTGCCAGCCTGAAGAGTGGAAGGTCGAGCTACCAAATGGAGAGGTGCAGGCAAAACGCACCCAACTCCCCTTGATCCTGGCGTGGGCATTATCAATTCACAAGGCGCAAGGCCAGACCCTGGAGCGAGTCAAGGTCAACCTCGGTCGTGTCTTTGAGAAGGGCCAGGCCTATGTTGCTCTCAGTCGAGCAACAACCCAGGAGGGCCTGCAGGTGCTGGGTTTCGAAAAGTCCAAGGTCATGGCTCACCCTCGAGTCATCCAATTCTACAATCAGCTGTACAGTGCTGAGGATGCAATTGGGAAAAAACCACAGTCTATCACCGACTTTGTCTCGAACCGACTCGGGGCCGCACCCCCCAAGAAGGCAGCACGCCAGGTGGTGGAgctggacgacgaggaagaggcgatGGCGTCGTATGGTTATTGA